A single Bacillota bacterium DNA region contains:
- a CDS encoding RNA-dependent DNA polymerase, whose protein sequence is MAKTYTDLYPRIYDFENIELAYMKARRTKRFKNEVPEFSFNLESNLIQIQNELIYKAYRTGRYRCFYVHDPKTRQVAALPFKDRVVQHALCNVIEPIFEKRFIPDSYACRVGKGIHAGADRVTQFLRVAQRKWETVYCLKADVSQYFPSINHAILKAIIRRRIACPDTLWLIDEIIDSGGDGSDCPRGLPIGNLTSQLWANVYLDQLDHFVKEVLREPYYVRYMDDFVILGGDKGHLWQVKREIEGFLAGKLDLRLNGKTGIWPISQGIDFLGYRIWPTHRLVRKSSIKRMKRKLKAFQRKYREGQIDLEKINATIQSWLGHVSHANSYNLRRKLLEAFVLTKGGDVDDWNDDGPRR, encoded by the coding sequence ATAGCAAAAACGTATACCGACCTTTATCCACGAATTTATGACTTTGAGAACATTGAGCTGGCTTACATGAAGGCCAGGCGCACAAAGAGGTTTAAGAACGAGGTGCCCGAATTCTCGTTCAACCTCGAAAGCAACCTGATCCAAATCCAGAATGAGTTGATCTATAAGGCATACCGAACTGGGCGATATCGCTGCTTTTACGTGCATGATCCCAAGACCCGCCAGGTTGCCGCCTTGCCTTTCAAAGATCGGGTGGTCCAGCATGCGCTATGCAATGTGATCGAACCTATTTTCGAGAAAAGGTTCATCCCTGATAGTTATGCCTGCCGCGTCGGAAAGGGTATTCATGCCGGCGCGGATCGGGTGACACAGTTCCTGCGGGTGGCCCAGCGGAAATGGGAAACAGTTTATTGCCTCAAGGCGGACGTGTCGCAATACTTCCCGAGCATTAACCATGCTATCCTGAAAGCAATCATCAGGAGGCGCATTGCCTGCCCTGATACACTCTGGCTGATTGACGAGATTATCGATAGCGGGGGTGATGGTAGTGACTGCCCGAGAGGCCTGCCAATTGGGAACCTAACATCTCAGTTATGGGCCAATGTCTACCTGGACCAATTGGACCACTTTGTGAAGGAGGTTCTCCGGGAGCCTTATTACGTTCGTTACATGGACGATTTTGTTATACTGGGCGGAGACAAAGGGCACTTGTGGCAAGTTAAGCGTGAGATTGAGGGCTTTCTTGCCGGTAAGCTGGACCTGCGGTTGAATGGCAAAACCGGCATTTGGCCCATCAGCCAAGGGATAGACTTCCTTGGATACCGCATCTGGCCCACGCATCGATTGGTCAGGAAGTCGAGCATCAAGAGGATGAAGCGAAAACTCAAGGCGTTCCAGCGGAAATACCGCGAAGGCCAGATCGACCTTGAGAAGATCAATGCTACCATTCAGTCATGGTTGGGCCACGTAAGCCATGCCAACAGTTATAATTTGCGGCGGAAGCTGCTGGAAGCTTTTGTTTTAACTAAGGGAGGAGATGTCGATGACTGGAATGATGATGGCCCCAGGAGGTGA
- a CDS encoding N-acetylmuramoyl-L-alanine amidase translates to MKVCIDPGHGGGDPGAMGVNGRPEKETNLRVALFVEQDLKRRGIEVLMTRRDDRDVGLSERCQMANRWGADIFVSLHADAAGGPSAKGHHAIHSIHSKPGQGGNKLARLLVDQVTLVTGRQPFPR, encoded by the coding sequence TTGAAAGTTTGTATCGATCCTGGCCATGGCGGGGGTGATCCGGGGGCCATGGGGGTAAACGGCCGGCCAGAAAAGGAGACCAACCTCAGGGTGGCCCTTTTTGTAGAGCAAGACTTAAAAAGAAGGGGCATTGAGGTTCTGATGACCAGGCGGGACGACCGGGATGTCGGTCTTTCCGAGCGGTGCCAAATGGCAAACCGCTGGGGAGCCGATATTTTTGTGAGCCTCCACGCCGACGCCGCTGGCGGGCCGAGCGCCAAGGGACACCATGCTATTCACAGTATCCATTCCAAGCCGGGGCAAGGGGGCAACAAACTGGCCAGGCTTTTGGTGGACCAGGTAACACTGGTCACGGGCCGGCAGCCCTTCCCCCGGG
- the avd gene encoding diversity-generating retroelement protein Avd gives MEQKENQGRPRDGTFILAQKCEDMILYGYKALQQFPKSEKHTLAAEMKKSMVNIQRLIITANLRYYKKNALEELDVEKAVLMFYLRLSRRLGFLSPKKYEVWASMLEEIGRMIGGWFKSIRK, from the coding sequence ATGGAGCAGAAAGAAAACCAAGGCCGGCCCAGAGATGGGACCTTTATTCTCGCCCAGAAATGCGAGGATATGATCCTTTACGGGTATAAGGCCTTGCAACAGTTTCCCAAGTCGGAAAAGCACACCCTGGCCGCCGAGATGAAGAAGTCCATGGTCAACATTCAGCGGCTTATCATCACGGCTAATTTGCGGTACTACAAGAAGAATGCGCTTGAAGAACTGGACGTAGAAAAAGCTGTCCTGATGTTTTACCTCCGACTATCCAGACGCTTGGGTTTCTTGTCGCCCAAAAAGTACGAGGTTTGGGCCAGCATGTTGGAAGAAATCGGTCGAATGATAGGCGGATGGTTTAAGTCCATCAGGAAGTAA